From a region of the Anoplopoma fimbria isolate UVic2021 breed Golden Eagle Sablefish chromosome 16, Afim_UVic_2022, whole genome shotgun sequence genome:
- the LOC129104224 gene encoding LOW QUALITY PROTEIN: olfactory receptor 13C2-like (The sequence of the model RefSeq protein was modified relative to this genomic sequence to represent the inferred CDS: inserted 1 base in 1 codon), protein MDNEFNVTYITFGGHVEVHRYGLLYFVIMFTAFILIICSNSTIVCLIVIHKNLHEPMYIFIAALLINSVLYSTAIYPKLLIDFLSEKQIISYSACLFQWFIYYTLAGSEFFLLSAMAYDRYVSICKPLQYPAIMSKNTVKILLISAWVVPALQMSVPMPRXANKKLCSFTLKGIICNSTVHKLHCVSSQALNIYGLIVLVDVVIFPLLFIVFTYTKIFIITYRSSREVRSKAAQTCFPHLLVLISFSCLLTYDVLLARLDIDFPKTIRLILSLQIILYHPLFNPIIYGLKMKEIYKHLSGLFWKTV, encoded by the exons ATGGATAATGAATTTAATGTGACATATATAACTTTTGGTGGGCATGTGGAAGTGCACAGATATGGACTTCTGTATTTTGTGATCATGTTTACAGCATTTATTCTAATAATCTGCAGTAATTCTACTATTGTGTGCCTCATAGTGATTCACAAAAACCTCCATGAGcctatgtacatttttattgcagCTTTATTGATCAACTCTGTTCTTTACAGCACTGCTATCTACCCAAAGCTTCTGATTGACTTTTTGTCTGAGAAACAGATCATATCGTATTCCGCCTGCCTCTTCCAGTGGTTTATATATTACACTCTGGCTGGTTCAGAGTTCTTCCTGTTGTCAGCCATGGCCTACGACAGATATGTGTCTATATGTAAACCTCTGCAATATCCAGCCATCATGagtaaaaacactgttaaaatcCTCCTGATTTCAGCTTGGGTTGTGCCTGCTTTACAGATGTCAGTGCCAATGCCAC GTGCCAATAAAAAACTCTGTAGCTTTACTTTGAAAGGAATCATTTGCAACAGCACGGTTCACAAACTTCACTGTGTGAGCTCACAAGCACTGAATATATATGGCTTGATTGTGTTAGTAGATGTGGTAATCTTCCCTTTGCTCTTCATAGTTTTTACATACACAAAGATATTTATAATAACCTATCGAAGCAGCAGAGAAGTCAGGAGCAAAGCTGCACAGACCTGTTTTCCTCACCTGCTGGTTCTAATCAGCTTCTCTTGTTTGCTTACGTATGATGTTCTTCTAGCTCGACTGGACATTGATTTTCCCAAAACTATACGTTTGATTTTGAgtttacaaattattttgtatcaTCCTCTCTTTAATCCGATCATCTACggactgaaaatgaaagaaatttaTAAACACCTGAGTGGATTGTTCTGGAAAACTGTGTAA